A portion of the Bacillus sp. es.034 genome contains these proteins:
- the flhB gene encoding flagellar biosynthesis protein FlhB has protein sequence MQWLSLDLQYFSGEKTEKATPKKRDDARKKGQTAKSQDVNTAIILLAVFLFLTFSASYIGDIVFDLFHQTFQEYMLMDLTENTVQVITMDLMKEIALLLGPIMLVALVAGLISNYIQVGVMFTTEPLQPKLEKIDPIKGFKRIFSMRAIVELLKSILKISFVGAITFVVLWMNIDRVLSLSFKSVGDSLTTMASLTIQMGIAASLALLFLSLFDFLYQKYDFEKNIRMSKQDLKDEHKNVEGDPLIKSKIKQRQREMAMRRMMQEVPEADVVITNPTHFAIALKYDEDKMDAPYVVAKGVDYLAQKIKYIAGENDVVMVENRPLARSLYDSAEIGDAVPEEFFKAIAEILAYVYRIKNQM, from the coding sequence TTGCAGTGGCTATCATTAGACCTACAGTATTTCAGTGGGGAAAAGACAGAGAAAGCAACCCCGAAAAAAAGGGATGACGCCAGAAAAAAAGGTCAAACAGCGAAAAGTCAGGATGTCAATACGGCCATCATTCTGCTGGCTGTCTTTTTATTTCTGACCTTCAGTGCTTCCTATATAGGGGACATCGTGTTTGATTTGTTTCATCAAACGTTTCAGGAATACATGCTCATGGATCTTACTGAAAATACCGTTCAAGTCATCACCATGGACTTGATGAAGGAAATTGCCCTGCTCCTTGGTCCGATCATGCTCGTCGCCCTCGTTGCCGGCTTGATCTCCAATTATATACAAGTGGGCGTGATGTTCACGACAGAGCCCTTACAGCCTAAACTGGAGAAGATCGATCCCATCAAAGGGTTTAAGCGGATTTTTTCCATGCGTGCCATTGTCGAATTATTAAAATCCATCCTAAAAATTTCATTTGTAGGGGCCATTACCTTTGTCGTTCTATGGATGAATATCGACCGGGTGTTGAGTCTGTCATTTAAATCGGTGGGAGATTCCTTGACGACCATGGCAAGTCTGACGATTCAGATGGGGATTGCAGCCTCCCTTGCGTTATTATTCTTATCTCTTTTTGATTTTCTTTATCAGAAATACGATTTTGAGAAGAACATACGGATGTCAAAACAGGACCTGAAAGACGAACATAAAAACGTTGAAGGTGACCCCCTCATCAAGTCTAAGATTAAGCAAAGACAGCGGGAGATGGCCATGCGGCGCATGATGCAGGAAGTACCAGAAGCAGATGTGGTGATCACCAATCCTACTCACTTTGCCATTGCCCTTAAATATGATGAGGATAAAATGGATGCCCCGTATGTCGTGGCAAAGGGTGTTGATTACCTGGCACAGAAAATAAAATACATCGCAGGCGAAAATGACGTCGTCATGGTGGAGAACCGGCCACTGGCCCGTTCGCTCTACGACTCGGCAGAAATCGGCGATGCCGTACCTGAAGAATTTTTCAAAGCAATAGCAGAAATTTTAGCTTATGTTTACCGAATCAAAAACCAGATGTAA
- the fliR gene encoding flagellar biosynthetic protein FliR, which produces MEELVPILSVYLLVFVRVSAFFVTMPLFSYRNIPAQHRIAFSVVLSWVMYYTIDSKAFEINGQYFLLIMKEAMIGLLIGFVAYMIVTAIQIAGGFIDFQMGFAIANVIDPQTGAQSPLTGQYLYTFALLLLLALNGHHLLLDGIFYSYQLIPIDSPWIPFGNENLIDYVITSFNSMFIIAFQMSIPVVATLFLVDVALGIVARTVPQLNIFVVGFPIKIGVAFIVLFIVMGVTFTVMQKLFEMMFVTMRDLMKIIGGT; this is translated from the coding sequence ATGGAAGAGCTTGTACCTATACTATCGGTATATCTACTCGTTTTTGTGAGGGTTTCGGCGTTTTTTGTCACAATGCCGCTGTTTTCATATCGAAATATACCTGCACAGCATCGTATCGCCTTCTCAGTGGTCCTATCATGGGTCATGTACTATACAATCGACTCAAAGGCATTTGAAATCAACGGACAATACTTCCTTTTGATCATGAAAGAAGCCATGATCGGTCTTTTGATCGGTTTTGTTGCCTACATGATTGTAACGGCTATTCAAATAGCAGGGGGCTTCATTGATTTTCAAATGGGATTTGCCATTGCGAACGTGATCGATCCTCAAACGGGAGCCCAAAGTCCTTTGACGGGACAATATTTGTATACATTCGCCCTATTATTATTACTCGCCCTTAATGGTCATCATTTACTGCTCGATGGGATTTTTTACAGCTATCAATTGATTCCGATTGATTCTCCCTGGATTCCTTTTGGAAATGAGAACTTAATCGATTACGTTATTACATCCTTTAATTCCATGTTCATCATCGCATTTCAGATGTCCATCCCTGTCGTTGCGACTCTTTTCCTTGTAGATGTGGCATTAGGAATCGTAGCGCGGACCGTACCCCAGTTGAATATCTTTGTGGTGGGGTTTCCCATAAAAATCGGGGTAGCCTTTATTGTATTATTCATAGTCATGGGGGTTACATTTACGGTCATGCAGAAATTGTTTGAAATGATGTTTGTAACCATGAGGGATTTAATGAAAATTATTGGAGGCACCTAA